DNA sequence from the Callospermophilus lateralis isolate mCalLat2 chromosome 2, mCalLat2.hap1, whole genome shotgun sequence genome:
TAAAATTTTGTCATATTTCTTCCGATTACTCTttagaaatgaataaatagaattcTACAGATACACCTAAAGCATACATTCTGCATCTCTTCTCAATGTACAATTAAGAATTTTAGAGGCTGATATGCATTATTCTATCACATCATGTTAAAACAGAAGTTTATTCTAAATATCAAGATATTGCACTTCAAAAGAGGTATAAGTGACATGCAGACTCTGAATATGAGTTTTCTGATAACTGGTTAGCAACTTTTAAACACCATCCATATCAAGGCTATCAAGATGtttggggtttattttttatgtgagtaATAAAATGTTGAACTATTTATAGATGAACTATCTTCCCTGCTCCAGTTGGGCCTTTTAAAGGCAAAAAGACCACAAGAGAAGTGTGTGTGTTCTActgtttctctttctctgctACTTATTCTTCTTCTTGTTACATCCCTCTGTATCTTTGTTTCTAAACCACTGTATTGGACATGTTCCCGAGGAGATGGTATAGAGAGCAGAACAATGCTTTTTGCTTGTTCTGCCGTGGTGACTTGAATGCTCCTGTATGCACTTGCCAGTATTGTAGAGTTGATTCCAACTAATTTTACAAAACTTATGCTGACTCCTATCACTTCAAGGCTATACAGTCATTGCTTATTTCTTACAGCATTCTAGCCTTAAGATTTTTCTTTAAAGGGATTTTGCAATCAAAACTAAACACTTGGAAACTCATTTACATTTCTATGCTTTTATTTACAACATCACTCCAAATGAtctcttcttccatttccatttgTTTGGTCCACATTTTCTTTCCttgccaacttaaaaaaaaaattgatgtggcTTGTAGAAGTGGCAGAGGCACACTCTTAGTAATTGTAGAACCATTGGTTCCAATTCCAAGTAGTTCAAGAAGGCTTCCCTGTCTATTGGCCACCACATACACACTGACTTGTAAGATCTTTTTGTACTCTGATCCCTCTCTCAGAATTTGCATGCCGAGAGGATTTTGACCAGTTAGCATCAATATGACAGGCATGTCTAAGGAGATCTCTTCTTCTAAACTCTGTACAAATCTTTTGCAGAACAGGGATGAaattacatctatttttacccctgACATTGATGTATTGATAATATTGGTACCCAAGACCAGATAGCTGCCACATGGGAGGAAAGAGtactatgattttatttatagAGTAGAAAGATGAACTACAGAGGCTGCTGGACTCACAATGGTAGTTTCCTCTAGTCCATGCCATGGTGAAGTCAAAGCCCACTGTCTAATTCTGAAAACAGATTCCAGATGATGAACGTTTTAAGATTCAGATTTGAATCTTGTGACCCACTTTAGTCATGGGGTCAGCTTGAGAATCCATGTGTCCCAACCCCATGTCCAGTGCTCTTTCCAATCTAGCGCTTAAAGGTTCTGAATCACAATGTCCCAAGTGTTTTAGTCacttctgtgaccaaaagatctgacaagaacaattttagggaggaaaagtttatttgggggctcacagtcacAGAGGTTTTAATCCATAGACAAcagactccattccttggggcctgaCGTGAGACAGGACATCAACAGAACcgtgtgtggcagaggaaagccacTGGGAACATGGTGCCAGAAGCGAAGAGTTCCCCTCTCACCAAGGAAAAATATGTATTCTCAAATCATACTCCAATgatccacctcctctagccacagttACCTGACTTCAGTTACTCTTATAacccattttttttctaaatcttcttgcattgtcttacacatgagctttttgaggacacctcatatctaaatcataatacCAAGATTTCAACTTTTGGAATACAGGTCAGGGCAAGAGGTAAATCACTGCTTGCCAGTTCTCAGGATGGAAGGCTCTTATTTAAACCACTAAAAAACCCCCCATGGCCAACTGGTCACCATGCCATGGGCAAAttctaccatttttttttgtgagctgtttttttttttttatgtagggcAGTAAGGACATTATTTTCCCAAACCCAAAGAATTCAATAACATTTAAAAGTAGTAAAACTCCATCAGAACCAAACTTTCTTTGTACAACAATTGCAACATGATTCTCAGAACATAGCCTGAGAGAGAAATTGCAACATGATTCTCAGAACATAGTCTGAGAGAGAAATAAGGaatcattaattttttaaataacttttggtagaaaacaatcataaataaGAGGTTTAGCATTTTGGACAACAATTCTTTCCATTGAaatgaaaaaatacaaagaaaagattCAGAGGAAGATAGGAtaagaaatttattgaaaatATCAGTAAGAATGGAAATGTTCTTATTTCATCCTGGTttctctaagaaaagcaagacaatccagtttaaaataaatacatttgaagACCATGAGTAATTTCAGAAGCACAGGCTGGAATTAAAGTAGACAGCTGTCAAGTGTGTTGACTCCCCCAAATACATCAAATGGACCAGAGCACAGGTTCTTCATCCCTGCTCCACTCTGCTGCCTGACATCTCCAGGGATCCCTGAGGAAGGCTGTCTCCACATTCATCCTCCTCAGGAGTGTCCTGCAGAGCCCGCTCAAGCACTAGCTTGAGGTTCTGACGCTGCAGCCGCTGCCTAAAGGagccaacaaagaaataaatGATGGGGTTGGTGCAGCTGTTAACACAAGAAAAGACATTTGAAACTAGATAAAGACAAGTGTATGCATCAAAATCGACGGAAATCCAGTCTGACAGAAATAAATAGATGCCAAAGGGCAGTTCACAGAGGATAAAGACCAGCAATGTGAGCAGGATGGTCACATACAGCTTGGTCAGTGTCTTATGCCTAGAACCACAAAGGATTCTCCACAGCAGGGCCAGGCTGGACCCTGAGAAAGTCACAAATAAAACAATCAGCCATGCAGTTATGATTAAATCAACTTTTACACACCAATGAACTCCACTATTGATAATCAAGGTAGAACAATAGACCATGTCCAGGACGCCCCAAAACATGGACAGGGCCCAGAGCAGGGCACACATGACAGCTGACATGTGTCTAGGGCGGCGACAGCGATACCAGATGGGCCACAGGGCCGACAGGCAGCGCTCAGTGCTAATAGTACTAAGAATGCTCAGGCCTGCGATGTAGGAAATGACTCCCCCAGTTCGTACGATGTCATATGTAGGGACAGAGAAGTGAAAGAACATTTTGACGATGTCCACCAGGAAAGCAGTGATATGGAAACAGAGAAAGAAGAAGTCAGAGGCAGCCAGGTTTAGGATATAGACTGAGAAGGCATTTCTGCGCATGCGGAAGCCCAGGAGCCAGAGCACAGAGGCGTTTCCTGTCAGTCCAACCAGGGCAATGAGGAGGGCCAGCACTTTTGGAAGAAGGTTATTCCTGTCACAAGTTGGAGGAAGGTGCTGGTAACTTCCATTGGTTGGTGTGGCTTCTGTACTCCAAGCTGTGATGCTTGGATCCAGGCTCTCCATCTCTGCATTGGTGCCcctgggaaaaaaacaagactcAAGGGCTAAGGAactaacagacacttctcagaagataagcaatcgatcaacaaaaatatgaaaaaaaaaaactgctcaactgctctagtaattagagaaatgtaaatcaaaactactctaagatgtcatctcactctagtcagaatggcgattatcaagaacacaagaaattaaaaatgttggtgaggatgtggggaaaaagacaccctcatacattgctagtggcactgaaaattggtgcaaccactctgaaaggcagtatggatattccttagaaaacttggaatgaaaccaccatttgacccagctatcctgttccttggtttatacccaaaggatttaaaatcagtattCTATAGTAAcgtagctacatcaatgttcatagcagctcaattcgcaatagctaaactgtggagccaacctagatgcccttcaatagatgagtggataaaaaatactatggtgtatatacacaatgaaatatcacttagcattaaaagaaaataaaattatggcattttcaggtaaatggatggagttgagaatatcatgctaagtgaagtaagccaatccccccaaaaaaacaaaggctgaatgttctctgataagtggttgctgatccataatggggtgtgtatgtgggaagaatggaggaagttTGGACAAAAGGGAggtggagagggagcatgggggtaggaaatatGGTGCAACCAAcgcaatgaaaagttgtgctccatttgggtACAATAaagtgaaatgcattctgctgccatgtataactaaatagaacaaatacaaaaatattaaaaaagcaagACTTGTCACTTGTTGCGTGAGGTCAGTTTATCAGATCACCCTGATATGTGGAAATTAGTTATCTCCAttttaaagaagaggaaaacaagatTGCAGAGATGAAGGAACCTACTAAGAGTGGGGGATTCTTGAAATATGGATTCAAATTCAACACTCATTGTCTAAAAAGTTTCTGAGCTCTCTAACCTGAAATTAAATGACATGGAAATATATTATGATCCAAACCTCCACTCATGGGGTAGAGTTAAGGACTAGTTAGCACTGCTCTGCCTTGGCACTAAAGTTTGCTATTAGGTGCAGGAATTgagatagacacaggttacatccCAGATCATGACATTCCCTTGCCTATGAGTGTTCCATCCAAGGAGAAGAAGACCTGGATTTATATCCATGAGGGGAATGTGAGCTTCGGGTAGGACAGGAGAGGATGGTTAGGTTTAAAAATACCTCACTGTGTCAGACATTGGAGACAGGATCACTTTTTAATCCCTGGTGCTTAGCTTTATGTGTGGCCCACATATTCTCAATACTCATTGAAGAATGAATGGATTAATGAGGAGGCTTAAAGTGTTGGTGATTTGGGTTAAATAGAAAGTAAAATTGGAAATAAAATCCTTTGACATGCATATAATGAGATGAAGGAAATATCATTCATCATAATTCTTATTGTGAACAACAGTGGATATATTCACAATGACTTGCAAGTCCCCAAATAACTGTTGTTGATGGCTGATATGCCTTTGAAGTGAGCATTTAAATGACTTTTTCAGCACCTAGAGGCATTTTGGTTCACAGTGTATGTGTCAGATTTGTGTTTTAGCAAAATTGCTTACCCTCTGAAGAGGGTATAATAATGGATGAGGTTTTGGAGCCACtgaaaagaaatgttttaaataagGGGATATCTATGGAGGACTACTGAGAGGTGGATACAATATAAACTCACTCCATTCTCTCCCAGGTGATCCTTATTTACATTTTCTTTGTTGACAAAAGCTTTTGTGTGAGAGGAGTGTATGTGGGTAAATAGAAAAAGTTGAGGGATGGGAGTGTAAAGAGATTGCTCAAGCAGATTTCCATTAAGGAAAGAGGACAAGATCATACTGTAATGATTAACAGGAGCTGATTGAGAGTTTATTGGATAATTTTTCTTTGAACTCTCTCAAGTGTTATGAGGTAAGAATtagtatttttcacattttttaccaTGAATGGAATCAGAGCAAAACAGGATGAGCAATAGCCCCTGCCTTTTTTCCCCATACAGTGTAGATTTGAAAACCCAGGTTCTACACTTTGAGCAGTACTTTGGATCCACCACCACTGTGTGTCCATTATATGTGGATGAGGGAAAAGCAGAGGAGTAACTCCCAGGTTACATCCCAGATGGCAATCAAAATTGTGGCTGAGATAAAATCTAATGTATGCAAACTTCAGAAACAGACAAGAAGAGAAGTCAATCTAACAGAGAACAAAAGAGGTGGGTGAAAGGCAGTTAGGAGAAGATATGAGAAATGAGAAGTCCTCTCCTGTCTCACAAAGGCAGCCACGACTTCAGAACACAGAGCACTCAAGAGGGGGGGGAGGCTTctgagtggaaaaaggtcacattctCCTCTTTTGGCCTGTAGAGGAACCTCAGACAAGATCCTTCTTGAATTTTCTTTGAAAGATAATTCCCCCCAGCATTGCTTGGCTTGAACAGGAAATAAGGGGAAAAAACAGAAGTTCTGCTTGCCATACTCAAGGCACTTTACAGTTTGTACATCTGTTTTTAGAGTGTGGTGTATTGGTCTTTCTCATGAAAACTGAAGCTCTCTAAAGACTATGCCATGTCTGTTTTATTTACTACTATATCCCGAGATTTAGCTTGTGTTTTTAGAGACCGCCTATTGTAGTATTCTCACGTAAAAAGAAACAgacttaaacaaacaaacttctCTGAAATGGGATCCTCAAGAACAGGTTCAATACAGGCTTCTGGTATTCTGGagccctgtcttttttttttttttcaggtattttctttctttctttctttctttctttctttctttctttctttctttctttttattagttgttcaaaacattacaaagctcttgacatttcatatttcatacttgatttctttaaaaaattttttaaattgattttatttttttaaatacacaacagcagaaCCCATTACaacttttattacacatatagagcacaatttttcatatctttgtatgtaaagtatgttcaggccaattcatgtctttatacatatactttttttttgcattacaattcttattacacatatatgccacaattttcatatctctgtttgtatataatgtATGTTGACATCCAatccatgtactttggataatgatgtccatcacattccaccatccttgctaatcccctgccccctccctttccctccctcccctcttccctatctagaattcatctattcctcccatgctccccctccctaccccactatgagtcagcctccttatatcagagagaacattcagcatttgttttttgggggattggctaacttcactaagcattatcttctccaactccatccatttacctgtaaatgccatgattttattttcttttattgctgagtaaaattccattgtgtatatataccacattttttaatccattcatccactgaagggcatctaggttggtggaGCCCGGTCTTTTGCTTTGCCACTGTTCCTTCTCCCATTTCCCCCTTATTTCTGTGGTGTTTTCAAATCATTTTCATATGAATAAAGAATCCAAGAGATCATCATGGGCTACAGAGACACCTAGAGTCTCCTAAGAGTTAAGTGTTCTTCTGTAACAGCAATTCTCTGAGTTTTAGGTCAGAAAAAGGATCCCATTTCTATTGTTTTTCAGTCCTGATGCTGATAGTACCATGTGACCAGGCACTGACCCATGAGAAGAGAGTAGGTGATGTGACCAGCTTCCGGGTTATGGGATTAACAGAGGGAGCACAGGCTCccacttttatctttattttctccCTCCCCGACTGTCATGTTGATATTACTGGGCATCATTTAGGACCACAAAGATGATAGGGCTCTTCTAGGGTTGGGGAGCAGCAAGTTTTAAGATGTCTTGGGTCTGAAGCTGTGGAGCCTCCAACCAAGGTCTAGGACATATTCTATTAAGATCAATAGTGGTTCTTCAAGTCTCCACACCTACACTCTAACCAAGAAAAGATATGTTTTCCCTTTTAAAATTAGGCTCCACTTTCAGGGCATTTTTGATCAATGTGGGTAATTACTGAATCAAACCAACACAGAGAAAGAATATGAAAACAGGGAAAATATAACTTCAATGCAGATATGATGAGAAATGTTTCACTGATATTTGGTTTGAGAAATCCccagagagtgggaagatacaagGAGATGTGAAGAACAATTTTCTTTCCATCCTTCTTCTCTGCCTTAGTTGACTTCCCAACAGGTGGCTTCTGAAAACCCTTCAGGGATATCCTTTTCCTTCTTACTTCAGGTTGAACTGAGCCACTAGGTGACACCAGGAGGACACTGGAGGGCAAGGGCAGAGGGATGTGAGTTTTGATATTGCTCTGTACTGTGAGGCTGTGCGTTGGCAGTGGTGGTTCTTCTCCACCTGCCTGGTCGCCTTCTAGTAATGCAGCTACAGTTGTGGAGCTCTCCCTGGTAAtggctccttcccttcctccctaatAGTCTAGGAGTGAAATAGTGTTTCACTCTTGCTTTCCTTGGGGCACCTCACTTGTATGCCATTTTTGTTCTAGTCCTGCCCATCTTTGTAGACAGTCTTTCCTCAAGAACTCTTCTCTCCTTTTCGGTCTAGTTACATGTTTgtaaatttt
Encoded proteins:
- the LOC143389591 gene encoding mas-related G-protein coupled receptor member X1-like, encoding MESLDPSITAWSTEATPTNGSYQHLPPTCDRNNLLPKVLALLIALVGLTGNASVLWLLGFRMRRNAFSVYILNLAASDFFFLCFHITAFLVDIVKMFFHFSVPTYDIVRTGGVISYIAGLSILSTISTERCLSALWPIWYRCRRPRHMSAVMCALLWALSMFWGVLDMVYCSTLIINSGVHWCVKVDLIITAWLIVLFVTFSGSSLALLWRILCGSRHKTLTKLYVTILLTLLVFILCELPFGIYLFLSDWISVDFDAYTCLYLVSNVFSCVNSCTNPIIYFFVGSFRQRLQRQNLKLVLERALQDTPEEDECGDSLPQGSLEMSGSRVEQG